The following proteins come from a genomic window of Diprion similis isolate iyDipSimi1 chromosome 8, iyDipSimi1.1, whole genome shotgun sequence:
- the LOC124409280 gene encoding uncharacterized protein LOC124409280 isoform X2 yields MANLLLKDALSGLIAVEDIIDWLTTDDVENSKWDNFNKSGCTQCDFLLYFLSFLREQTKSVLHGSYNARQTPTKEIQCCGSTNDRLQKTNERTHRRVSLFNADANSVPDSKNEDTQGLRGHARNNVSAVSKQEISSITNTVKLNNKSLLRETDAISEGQAMFNVHRIGGNQSLSIPTSTKTPEKMRVDRNSSDGSDIAKKTTTSTPLVETDPSSKVHKIFNGFSQHVSKADALGLTTDENFQLCSTPDMKTLSTKKSECYTGILENLTNCNENFDISNCLSVSKNDKTPNKLSSSYRNGIKDGSLANTSSVFGDSNNDWHHLNSLNMSPESKNSTVDESVVLSNFTIVNNNCETPISPLYINNAMTPQNSKLSYSRSVERYQYSKSSPQHFNDNSPKQGSHHIQRNLKSTPRQNASLGDFISIDSRGSKKSSSKKTNARIQSSKSSDSEGSVMDKLSITEDGFPEIGKSCGRRKRRIKPTKLDTSDDKGIKENSTFGTISRPQIVNPQFLEILQTDKPDTTPFELERDLLRLERQKQQKSIPDTLAEHVEPCILSKTTNIKTSTAPLLTPSLQHVENRQALDKLVKIYSSLLDYNLVINPMTELNFVISLITLQHSFGNDKYQSVSNNHSLKEKSNAVRSTVEEKSLNESDECLIDKHENSKKCVDIEFLNEELGCQVLNDDNILSTDKNVSLQRKIAVDEVFENLTRSSLDCKESNCTCEGQLNLSTKKIPIPDEYFQTIHNCIYFSTSFLNTQRVLLSLLDRTTLKLLCENNRIATFSPGLQEYLSQCYRGKLNESSQLKQHFNTFSTTEANVSFQIDTDNRENFPSLVGFQSFRKQRDLFYDVMRIWETHHLAPGWVFSIALAGKIRTLLSLHNDAANYCHFARLFKSQLLLSCIGNGSKEEPVNDESFSFLKSLKHFDPEKLTRLRERLVTPLSSKGPVPPPSFPGVQEFYKDFILHAANPMFYAHLQDCLVHEIMELNDTQFTGSEIEDTETMVDQETKQNFVTCILSLRLLAKVLGFLISLPYRCEPHSLESVLATQLELRSQVLPPLNLQYCLQTAIINGKLALTVPWVVKYLALLDPVSLRLPYYRTVLEMLCYIYCESKHESRLENPLSLKVKILLKFSIGWLFELCNFPERLYFNCRLSPTHRKFKSISNFSSKNLQSTLAIEIERTGSDLNQSSNSSPCTDSLEIIDERILYVCCPFLAELKTLLIADHSNLNNSTTIRHITPVSRGFEKPFGSTSTKQLQLQLEEAFFHGQPISTRKTVDFVSERVASSCVKHICNSALPRARKKNVVKFQDALSQRILPDDINKFKSSMTAEMHSIASNLSLELKTHCEADILEMCESRTMKSIDSLLAEDTLPSVKQMCSQIAVRIATERVKNWIQSHITDGSLFFKDMEMEVDKAYKNKSNPIQFEKKIHNTDAASPTDVIIDLRSIIWELLENKGNSVNLQSVLQSLDNVYKSLTERADLLLGPEKIIGSMSVDLALFLGYIETFIEMFDQWN; encoded by the exons ATGGCGAATCTTCTACTCAAAGATGCATTAAGTGGACTAATAGCCGTGGAAGATATTATAGATTGGTTGACAACTGACGACGTCGAG AATTCGAAATGGgataatttcaacaaatctgGATGCACGCAGTGTGACTTTCTTCTGTACTTTCTAAGTTTTCTACGGGAGCAAACGAAAAG CGTACTTCACGGCTCGTATAATGCAAGACAAACTCCGACCAAAGAAATTCAATGCTGTGGTTCAACAAATGACAGATTGcagaaaacaaatgaaagaaCTCATAGACGTGTTTCATTGTTCAATGCCGATGCGAACTCAGTACCCgattcaaaaaatgaggatacCCAGGGCTTGAGAGGCCATGCGCGTAACAACGTCTCTGCTGTgtcaaaacaagaaatttcatcaataacTAACACTGTTAAATTGAACAACAAGTCTCTGTTGCGCGAGACGGATGCGATTAGTGAAGGGCAGGCCATGTTTAATGTCCATAGGATTGGGGGAAACCAAAGTTTGTCTATTCCAACAAGTACAAAAACACCGGAAAAAATGAGAGTTGATAGAAATTCATCTGACGGTTCTGACATTGCTAAAAAAACAACGACTAGCACACCATTAGTTGAGACAGATCCTTCGAGTAAGgttcataaaatattcaatggGTTTAGCCAGCACGTTTCTAAAGCAGATGCGCTTGGTCTTACtactgatgaaaattttcaactttgtagCACGCCGGACATGAAAACTTTATCTACTAAAAAATCTGAATGTTATACTGGTATTTTAGAAAACCTGACAAATtgcaacgaaaattttgatatatcGAATTGTTTGTCggtatcaaaaaatgacaaaactcCAAATAAGCTATCGAGTTCTTATAGAAATGGAATTAAGGATGGCAGCTTAGCAAACACGTCATCAGTCTTTGGCGATAGCAATAATGACTGGCATCATTTAAACAGTTTAAATATGTCTCCAGAGTCAAAGAATTCGACAGTAGATGAATCCGTTGTGCTTAGCAATTTCACGATTGTTAACAATAATTGCGAAACTCCAATATCGCCTTTGTATATTAATAATGCAATGACGCCGCAAAATTCTAAGTTGTCGTACAGCAGAAGTGTGGAGCGATATCAATATTCAAAAAGTAGTCCGCAACATTTCAACGATAATAGTCCTAAGCAAGGTTCTCATCATATCCAAAGGAACTTAAAATCTACACCCAGGCAGAACGCCAGCCTTGGAGATTTTATAAGCATTGATTCACGAGGTTCTAAAAAAAGCAGTTCGAAGAAAACAAATGCAAGAATACAATCAAGCAAGAGTAGTGATAGCGAAGGCTCGGTGATGGATAAGTTATCCATAACAGAGGATGGCTTCCCAGAGATCGGAAAGAGTTGTGGAAGAAGGAAGCGAAGAATCAAGCCAACAAAACTAGATACATCAGATGATAAAG GAATTAAAGAGAACTCAACTTTTGGAACAATAAGTAGACCACAAATAgtaaaccctcaattcttggAGATATTGCAGACTGATAAGCCTGACACAACACCATTCGAACTTGAAAGGGATTTGTTGCGATTAGAGAGACAGAAACAGCAAAAAAGCATACCCGATACATTGGCTGAACATGTTGAGCCATGTATATTGTCAAAAACAACTAATATAAAAACGTCGACTGCACCACTTTTAACTCCAAGCTTACAACACGTTGAAAATCGTCAAGCTTTGGATAAattagtaaaaatttattctagcTTGTTGGATTATAATTTAGTTATAAACCCTATGACGGAATTGAATTTTGTGATATCTTTAATTACTTTGCAACATTCATTTGGAAATGATAAATATCAGTCAGTTTCGAACAATCACAGCTTGAAAGAAAAGAGTAATGCAGTGAGATCAactgttgaagaaaaatctctTAACGAGAGTGATGAGTGTCTGATCGATAAgcatgaaaattcgaaaaagtgtgtagatatcgaatttttgaacGAAGAACTTGGATGTCAGGTTCTGAATGACGATAATATTTTAAGTACAGACAAAAATGTTTCATTGCAACGTAAAATCGCAGTTGATGAAGTATTTGAGAATTTGACAAGATCGTCACTGGATTGCAAAGAAAGTAATTGTACATGCGAAGGTCAGTTGAAcctttcaacgaaaaaaattcctattccagatgaatattttcaaacgataCACAActgcatatatttttcaacctccTTCTTGAACACTCAAAGAGTGTTGTTAAGTTTGTTAGATAGAACTACGTTGAAGTTGCtttgtgaaaataatcgaattgCTACATTTTCACCTGGTCTACAAGAATACCTAAGTCAGTGCTACAgaggaaaattgaatgaatcaaGTCAACTCAAGCAACACTTTAATACTTTCAG TACCACCGAAGCAAATGTTAGCTTTCAAATCGATACGGacaatcgtgaaaattttccctctcttGTTGGCTTTCAAAGCTTTAGGAAACAGCGTGACTTGTTTTATGATGTGATGAGAATTTGGGAAACTCATCATCTAGCACCTGGGTGGGTGTTTTCTATTGCACTAGCGGGAAAAATTCGGACACTGCTATCTTTGCATAACGACGCAGCAAAttattgtcactttgcaaGACTATTTAAGTCTCAGTTATTGTTATCCTGCATTGGAAATGGATCTAAG GAGGAGCCTGTAAACGATGAAAGCTTCAGCTTTCTTAAATCATTGAAACATTTTGACCCAGAGAAATTGACACGACTACGTGAAAGATTAGTTACGCCACTTTCATCCAAAGGACCCGTTCCACCTCCGTCATTTCCCGGAGTACaagaattttataaagatTTTATTCTGCATGCTGCAAATCCTATGTTCTATGCTCATCTCCAAGATTGTTTGGTCCATGAGATAATGGAGCTGAATGATACCCAATTCACGGGAAGTGAAATTGAAGATACAG aGACAATGGTTGACCAGGAGACGAAACAGAATTTTGTTACGTGCATTTTGAGTTTAAGACTTCTTGCTAAAGTATTAGGATTCCTAATTTCTTTGCCATACAGATGTGAACCACACTCGCTTGAAAGTGTCTTGGCTACGCAACTTGAGCTACGAAGTCAA GTTCTCCCGCCCTTAAATCTTCAATATTGTCTTCAAACTGCAATAATTAATGGAAAGTTAGCTCTCACTGTACCGTGGGTGGTCAAATACTTGGCCTTATTGGATCCCGTGTCCTTACGATTGCCCTATTACAGGACAGTGTTGGAAATGTTGTGCTACATTTACTGCGAATCAAAACATGAATCGAGACTTGAAAATCCTTTGTCGTTGAAAGTAAAGATTCTGTTGAAATTCAGCATTGGATGGCTTTTTGAACTCTGTAACTTTCCAGAAAGATTATACTTCAATTGCAGATTATCTCCAACtcatagaaaattcaaatcaatcaGCAATTTCAGTTCTAAGAATTTACAAAGTACTCTTGCTATAGAAATCGAACGAACAGGCAGTGATCTCAATCAGTCAAGTAACTCTAGCCCTTGCACAGACAGTCTCGAGATAATAGACGAAAGGATATTGTACGTGTGTTGCCCATTCTTGGCTGAACTGAAAACGCTCTTAATAGCAGATCATTCTAACTTGAATAACAGCACCACAATTCGCCATATAACACCTGTTTCGCGTGGTTTTGAAAAACCATTCGGTAGTACCAGTACTAAGCAGTTACAG tTGCAACTGGAGGAAGCATTTTTTCATGGTCAACCAATCTCTACCCGAAAAACGGTTGATTTTGTATCTGAACGGGTTGCATCCAGTTGTGTAAAACACATTTGTAATTCTGCTTTACCAcgggcaagaaaaaaaaatgtagtcaAGTTTCAGGATGCCCTTTCTCAACGTATATTACCTGACGATATCAATAAATTCAAG TCTTCTATGACAGCGGAAATGCATTCAATTGCATCGAATTTGTCGTTGGAATTGAAGACACATTGTGAAGCAGACATTTTGGAAATGTGTGAATCTCGTACTATGAAGTCTATTGACTCTCTTTTAGCAGAGGACACATTACCATCTGTTAAACAGATGTGTTCTCAAATTGCGGTCAGAATAGCAACAGAGAGGGTTAAAAACTGGATTCAGTCCCACATTACCGATGGATCCTTATTTTTCAAGGATATGGAAATGGAGGTCGACAAagcttataaaaataaaagcaatcCTATTcagtttgaaaagaaaattcataataCTGATGCAGCATCTCCTACTGATGTGATAATTGACCTTCGA TCAATAATTTGGGAACTGTTGGAGAATAAGGGAAATTCTGTGAATTTGCAAAGTGTTTTACAATCTTTAGACAATGTATATAAATCTTTAACGGAAAGAGCAGATTTATTACTTGGtccagaaaaaataattggctCCATGAGTGTTGACTTGGCATTATTCTTAG GATATATTGAAACATTTATCGAAATGTTTGACCAGTGGAAttga